In one Saccharibacillus brassicae genomic region, the following are encoded:
- a CDS encoding GNAT family N-acetyltransferase: protein MQWHLKSFEQLSADELYRILEQRVNVFMLEQNCLYPEIDGKDLRSFHLFAEENGQIAAYCRLLPPGVAYDQASIGRVLVGGDFRGRGLAQELMTRAIAFLTEERGEREIKIQAQHYLEKFYGSLGFRPISDVYPEDGIPHVDMLLGGTDANDWSTGKLER from the coding sequence ATGCAATGGCATTTAAAATCGTTTGAACAACTGAGCGCAGACGAACTGTACCGGATTTTGGAGCAGCGGGTGAACGTCTTCATGCTGGAGCAGAACTGCCTCTATCCCGAGATCGACGGCAAAGACCTTCGCAGCTTCCATCTGTTCGCCGAGGAGAACGGACAAATCGCCGCTTACTGCCGCCTGCTTCCGCCGGGCGTCGCCTACGATCAGGCTTCGATCGGACGGGTGCTCGTCGGCGGCGATTTCCGCGGCCGCGGATTGGCCCAGGAGCTGATGACGCGCGCGATCGCTTTTCTGACCGAAGAACGCGGCGAGCGCGAGATCAAGATCCAGGCGCAGCATTATCTGGAGAAATTCTACGGCTCGCTCGGCTTCCGGCCGATCTCCGACGTGTATCCGGAAGACGGCATTCCGCATGTGGACATGCTGCTCGGCGGAACGGACGCGAACGATTGGAGCACCGGAAAACTCGAACGCTAG
- the nadE gene encoding ammonia-dependent NAD(+) synthetase codes for MSLQQQIIAELGVQPAIDPEAEIRKRVDFLKQYVLGSGTNGLLIAISGGVDSAVATGLCKRATDELSEETGKEYITLGVFQPYGEQSDIEHSYATAKAFGLTHTVETNIEDAVDHVSSTVERSFEKLDINNPRKMTDKGKGNIKARTRMVVQYALSFEMNLLVVGTDHASEAITGFYTKWGDGAVDVTPLSTLNKRQVRQVASALGVPAEIVTKAPTAGLWVGQTDETELGITYDENSDYLEGKEVSPNVQSLLENFYKRTAHKRNPIPGI; via the coding sequence ATGAGTTTGCAGCAGCAGATCATTGCCGAATTGGGCGTGCAGCCCGCTATTGACCCGGAAGCGGAGATCCGCAAACGGGTAGACTTTCTCAAGCAGTACGTGCTCGGTTCCGGCACGAACGGCCTGCTGATCGCGATCAGCGGCGGCGTGGACAGCGCGGTGGCCACCGGCCTGTGCAAGCGGGCGACGGACGAACTGAGCGAAGAGACGGGCAAGGAATACATCACGCTTGGCGTGTTCCAGCCTTACGGCGAGCAGTCCGATATCGAGCACAGCTACGCGACGGCCAAAGCGTTCGGCCTGACCCATACGGTCGAGACGAACATCGAAGATGCCGTCGACCATGTGTCTTCGACCGTCGAGCGAAGCTTCGAGAAGCTGGACATCAACAATCCGCGCAAAATGACGGACAAAGGCAAAGGCAATATCAAAGCGAGAACGCGCATGGTCGTGCAGTACGCGCTGTCGTTCGAGATGAACCTGCTCGTCGTCGGCACGGACCACGCTTCCGAAGCGATTACCGGCTTCTACACGAAGTGGGGCGACGGAGCGGTCGACGTGACGCCGCTGTCCACGCTGAACAAGCGCCAGGTCCGCCAGGTGGCGAGCGCGCTCGGCGTACCGGCCGAGATCGTGACCAAAGCGCCGACGGCCGGACTGTGGGTCGGACAGACCGACGAGACGGAACTCGGCATCACGTACGACGAGAACAGCGATTACCTGGAAGGCAAGGAAGTGTCGCCGAACGTCCAGTCGCTGCTGGAGAACTTCTACAAAAGAACGGCGCATAAGCGCAATCCGATTCCGGGCATCTGA
- a CDS encoding Nramp family divalent metal transporter: protein MEKEIESRTREGADPAPNELVRNQTDSRTRTEIAAQAVLDGDTKGLKRLLPFLGPAFIAAVAYIDPGNFATNITAGSQYGYMLLWVIFASNLMAVLIQSLSAKLGIATGRNLPEIARDRFPKGVSIFLWIQSELVIIATDLAEFIGAALGLYLIFGIPMLPAALITAVASFAILELQRRGFRALETGIAGMVVAVVLAFAFQVFMAKPDMGAVAAGIFTPQFEGTQSIMLAAGILGATVMPHAIYLHSSLTQNRIVGRNEEEKKKIFRLEFFDIIFAMIVAGAVNMAMLIIAAALFFKNGLLVEQLDQAFIHFRELAGPATAISFGLGLLIAGLSSSSVGTMSGDVVMQGFINKRINLYLRRAITMIPPLALIISGINATEALVASQVILSFGIAFALVPLMLFTGNRKLMGGLVNHPITQVLGWAIAALVIALNIFLVVESF from the coding sequence ATGGAGAAAGAGATCGAATCTCGAACACGGGAGGGCGCCGATCCGGCGCCGAACGAACTCGTGCGCAATCAAACGGACAGCAGAACCCGGACCGAGATCGCGGCCCAGGCTGTGCTGGACGGAGACACCAAAGGTCTCAAGCGGCTGCTGCCGTTTCTGGGACCTGCGTTTATCGCGGCGGTCGCCTATATCGACCCCGGCAACTTCGCGACCAATATTACGGCAGGCTCGCAGTACGGGTATATGCTGCTGTGGGTCATCTTCGCATCGAATCTGATGGCGGTGCTGATCCAGTCGCTGTCGGCGAAGCTCGGCATCGCGACCGGACGCAACCTGCCGGAGATCGCGCGCGACCGCTTCCCCAAAGGCGTCTCGATCTTCCTGTGGATACAGAGCGAATTGGTTATCATCGCGACGGACCTGGCCGAATTTATCGGGGCGGCGCTCGGGCTGTACCTGATCTTCGGGATCCCGATGCTGCCGGCCGCGCTGATTACGGCCGTCGCCTCGTTCGCGATTCTCGAATTGCAGCGCCGCGGGTTCCGGGCGCTGGAGACGGGGATCGCCGGCATGGTCGTCGCCGTCGTGCTGGCGTTCGCGTTCCAGGTGTTCATGGCGAAGCCCGATATGGGCGCCGTGGCCGCGGGCATTTTCACGCCGCAGTTCGAAGGCACGCAGAGCATCATGCTGGCTGCCGGCATTCTCGGCGCGACGGTGATGCCGCACGCGATCTATCTGCACTCGTCGCTGACGCAGAACCGGATCGTCGGCCGCAACGAGGAAGAGAAGAAGAAGATTTTCCGGCTCGAATTTTTCGATATCATCTTCGCGATGATCGTGGCCGGAGCGGTCAACATGGCGATGCTGATCATCGCCGCGGCGCTCTTTTTCAAAAACGGACTGTTGGTCGAACAACTGGATCAGGCATTTATCCATTTCCGCGAACTGGCCGGTCCGGCGACCGCGATCTCGTTCGGCCTCGGCCTGCTGATCGCCGGCTTGTCGAGTTCGTCGGTCGGCACGATGTCGGGCGACGTCGTCATGCAGGGCTTCATCAACAAACGGATCAATCTGTATCTGCGCCGCGCCATCACGATGATTCCGCCGCTTGCGCTGATCATCTCGGGCATCAACGCGACCGAAGCGCTCGTCGCGAGCCAGGTCATCCTGTCGTTTGGCATCGCGTTCGCGCTCGTGCCGCTCATGCTGTTCACGGGCAACCGCAAGCTGATGGGCGGACTCGTAAACCATCCGATCACGCAGGTGCTGGGCTGGGCGATCGCGGCTCTCGTCATCGCGCTGAACATCTTTTTGGTCGTCGAGAGTTTCTGA
- a CDS encoding BrxA/BrxB family bacilliredoxin, with the protein MAMSFDQYMRDMIQPMRDELTSLGIQELRTPEEVEANLPNASGTSLVVINSVCGCAAGQCRPGVAQALQHEKVPTNLFTVFAGQDKEATAQAREYFAPFPPSSPSIALFKDGELVHFIERHGIEDRSAVEIAEELTQKFDEFCG; encoded by the coding sequence ATGGCTATGTCTTTCGATCAATATATGCGCGACATGATTCAACCGATGCGCGATGAACTGACTTCCCTCGGCATTCAGGAACTGCGCACGCCGGAAGAAGTGGAAGCGAACCTTCCGAACGCTTCGGGTACGAGCCTTGTCGTGATCAATTCCGTCTGCGGCTGCGCCGCCGGACAATGCCGCCCGGGCGTAGCCCAGGCGCTTCAGCACGAGAAAGTTCCGACCAACCTGTTTACCGTGTTTGCCGGTCAGGACAAGGAAGCGACGGCTCAGGCCCGCGAATATTTCGCGCCGTTCCCGCCTTCCTCGCCTTCGATCGCGCTGTTCAAGGACGGCGAACTGGTGCACTTTATCGAGCGCCACGGCATCGAAGACCGCTCCGCGGTCGAGATCGCCGAAGAACTGACCCAGAAGTTCGACGAATTCTGCGGCTGA
- a CDS encoding phosphatase PAP2 family protein — MSQSKVTTSMRHTALCFIGFGLLAVVFVVIAMLVGSGNQRVIDFDHKWIGRIQAQETPTWTQVAETLSWIGSTQIVIVIEVALLAFLLLVPRLRWEPLLLLVATGGSALLNILLKNLFRRERPDINRLAEEYSFSFPSGHSMGAFALYGILAYLLWRMIRPLPLRIAALVLCILLTLTIGLSRIYLGVHYPSDVIGGYAASGAWLALTIGAFEYWRHRKQRRLGGRSEADVQNAEADRAPI, encoded by the coding sequence ATGTCGCAAAGCAAAGTTACCACTTCGATGAGGCACACGGCGCTGTGCTTTATCGGGTTCGGCCTGTTGGCGGTCGTCTTCGTTGTCATCGCCATGCTTGTCGGATCGGGCAATCAGAGAGTCATCGATTTCGACCATAAATGGATCGGGCGCATTCAGGCGCAGGAGACGCCGACCTGGACGCAGGTAGCGGAGACGCTGTCCTGGATCGGCTCCACGCAGATCGTCATCGTGATCGAGGTGGCGCTGCTCGCGTTCCTGCTGCTCGTGCCCCGGCTTCGCTGGGAACCGCTGCTGCTGCTCGTCGCCACCGGCGGCAGCGCGCTGCTGAATATCCTGCTCAAAAATCTGTTCCGCCGCGAACGCCCGGATATCAACCGATTGGCGGAAGAGTATTCGTTCAGTTTCCCGAGCGGGCATTCGATGGGCGCGTTTGCGCTTTACGGCATTCTCGCGTATTTGCTGTGGCGCATGATCCGGCCTCTGCCGCTGCGTATTGCAGCGCTGGTGCTGTGCATCCTGCTCACGCTGACGATCGGGCTGAGCCGAATCTATCTCGGCGTGCATTACCCGAGCGACGTGATCGGCGGCTATGCCGCGAGCGGAGCCTGGCTTGCGCTCACGATCGGAGCGTTCGAATATTGGCGCCACCGCAAGCAGCGCCGCCTCGGCGGCCGTTCGGAAGCGGACGTCCAGAACGCGGAAGCGGATCGCGCGCCGATCTGA
- a CDS encoding DUF402 domain-containing protein: MDLKLHALKYGDTPHYDWDMKLLGEREGCLIAEGAPGRQLKHHTKKRTFTVPHASLEVYALEEGFTVSFDIADGQVISIYCNVSQPCVRDGEHVSFVDLDLDLLWNEAEGWHVVDEDEFEDNRQRLGYPDELTRYAQRSLRSLQERAQRGEFPFDGSLDEEIGRIQAGTAKLNF; encoded by the coding sequence ATGGACTTGAAGCTGCATGCGCTCAAATACGGCGATACGCCCCATTACGACTGGGACATGAAGCTGCTAGGCGAACGCGAAGGCTGCCTGATCGCCGAAGGGGCGCCGGGACGCCAATTGAAGCATCATACGAAAAAGCGGACGTTTACCGTGCCGCACGCTTCGCTCGAAGTGTATGCGCTGGAAGAAGGATTCACCGTCAGTTTCGATATTGCGGACGGCCAAGTGATCTCGATCTACTGCAACGTATCGCAGCCGTGCGTGCGGGACGGGGAGCATGTGTCGTTCGTCGACCTGGATCTGGACCTGCTGTGGAACGAAGCGGAAGGCTGGCACGTGGTCGACGAAGACGAATTCGAAGACAACCGGCAGCGGCTCGGGTATCCGGACGAGCTGACGCGGTACGCGCAGCGTTCGCTGCGCAGTTTGCAGGAACGTGCACAGCGCGGGGAATTCCCGTTCGACGGAAGTCTGGACGAAGAGATCGGACGTATTCAAGCCGGGACGGCGAAGCTGAACTTCTAG
- the acpS gene encoding holo-ACP synthase, translating to MIHGIGHDILEIGRVIRLLDGAQRERFLHRVLTPAELEIARARGPKLAEFVSGRFAAKEAIVKALGCGIGRIVGFEDIEIVPGALGKPGVRLSDAAWSRLGLPGGNGYAIHLSITHQPAMASAFAVVERTT from the coding sequence ATGATTCACGGAATCGGTCACGATATATTGGAGATCGGCCGCGTGATCCGCCTGCTGGACGGGGCGCAGCGCGAACGCTTTTTGCACAGGGTGCTGACGCCGGCCGAACTTGAGATCGCGCGGGCGCGCGGGCCTAAGCTTGCGGAGTTCGTGTCGGGACGCTTCGCGGCCAAGGAAGCGATCGTCAAGGCGCTCGGGTGCGGCATCGGCCGGATCGTCGGATTCGAAGACATCGAGATCGTTCCCGGCGCGCTGGGCAAGCCCGGCGTGCGGCTGTCGGACGCGGCCTGGAGCCGGCTCGGCCTGCCGGGCGGGAACGGATACGCCATACATTTGAGCATTACGCATCAGCCGGCGATGGCTTCGGCTTTCGCCGTAGTGGAGAGGACGACATGA
- a CDS encoding two-component system sensor histidine kinase NtrB, which yields MELFKVLVIQVLFASLPVLLVPSFETFVRTRALRLLRRSGGDSVGLAFTFASAASLLLCWMLDAGSPRIDGHLSLLPTGMGILYGVPRARFPLIALYALVGYIFSAAGEMPYVWIEALALLLLALGRTRLLDMRRSYRRLLIAAWLIVAYVPHAAFHVREETLGGGTFWGAFPMVSIELMAAFTAALLLLYSRRDVQDRYSMSAQAITMRERMLEEERKLQSFMGTLPGYALALDRAGLISEINDQAYSAIVQRAPSFNRQMLIGRSFSDLMGALGMQADPVFLEALDLTFRENKSVERTLVFGARKFRLYLSPTHTQGGQVGGAMCSIYEVTEIERMRTELENMNRLSLIGQMAAGVTHEVRNPMAVVRGYLQILQRKTPEEYEHYYKIVLEELDRAGGIIDDFLSLARTSSGEKENRSLRSVLDDLWPLLQADANLRGQQIRFEDGKDGEAMPMHAGEIKQLVLNLARNALEAMDEKGELVIFAEQTEESIVLRVTDNGPGIPEETLQQIRQPFFTTKKTGTGLGLALCSGIAERHGGQLSIQSTVGVGTEVRVEFARARQAEPVGKA from the coding sequence GTGGAACTTTTCAAAGTACTCGTCATTCAAGTCCTGTTCGCTTCGCTCCCGGTTCTGCTCGTTCCTTCATTCGAAACGTTCGTTCGCACACGTGCCCTGCGGCTGCTGCGCCGCAGCGGCGGCGATTCCGTCGGTCTCGCTTTTACGTTCGCGAGCGCGGCTTCGCTGCTGCTGTGCTGGATGCTCGACGCCGGAAGTCCGCGCATCGACGGGCATCTGTCCCTGCTGCCGACCGGCATGGGCATTTTGTACGGCGTGCCGAGAGCCCGCTTCCCGCTTATCGCGCTGTATGCGCTGGTCGGGTATATCTTCTCCGCGGCCGGAGAGATGCCTTACGTCTGGATCGAAGCGCTGGCCCTGCTGCTGCTCGCACTCGGCCGCACGCGGCTGCTGGACATGCGCCGGTCTTACCGCCGCCTGCTGATCGCTGCGTGGCTGATTGTCGCTTACGTGCCGCATGCCGCGTTCCACGTACGGGAAGAGACGCTCGGCGGCGGCACTTTCTGGGGAGCTTTTCCGATGGTGTCGATCGAACTTATGGCCGCATTCACCGCCGCGCTGCTGCTGCTGTATTCCCGCCGGGACGTGCAGGATCGCTACTCGATGAGCGCGCAGGCGATCACGATGCGCGAACGCATGCTTGAAGAAGAGCGGAAGCTGCAGTCGTTCATGGGAACGCTGCCGGGCTACGCGCTTGCGCTTGACCGTGCGGGCCTGATTAGCGAAATCAACGATCAGGCGTACAGCGCAATCGTGCAGCGGGCTCCTTCCTTCAACCGGCAGATGCTGATCGGGCGCAGCTTCTCCGACCTGATGGGCGCGCTCGGTATGCAAGCCGATCCGGTGTTCCTCGAGGCGCTGGACCTGACGTTTCGCGAAAATAAGAGTGTCGAGCGGACGCTCGTCTTCGGTGCCCGCAAGTTCCGCCTCTATTTGTCGCCGACCCATACGCAGGGCGGACAAGTGGGCGGCGCGATGTGCAGCATCTATGAAGTGACGGAGATCGAACGCATGCGCACGGAACTCGAGAATATGAACCGGCTCAGCCTGATCGGGCAGATGGCGGCGGGCGTGACGCATGAAGTCCGTAATCCGATGGCCGTCGTGCGCGGATACCTGCAAATTTTGCAGCGCAAAACGCCGGAAGAATACGAACATTATTACAAAATCGTGCTGGAGGAACTCGACCGCGCCGGCGGCATCATCGACGATTTCCTGTCGCTTGCCCGCACGTCGTCGGGAGAGAAAGAGAACCGCAGCCTGCGTTCGGTGCTGGACGATTTGTGGCCGCTGCTGCAGGCGGACGCGAACCTGCGCGGCCAGCAGATCCGCTTCGAAGACGGCAAGGACGGCGAGGCGATGCCGATGCACGCCGGCGAGATCAAGCAGCTGGTGCTGAATCTGGCCCGCAACGCGCTGGAAGCGATGGACGAAAAAGGCGAGCTGGTCATCTTCGCCGAGCAGACGGAAGAATCGATCGTGCTGAGGGTGACAGACAACGGGCCGGGTATCCCGGAAGAGACGCTCCAGCAGATCCGCCAGCCGTTTTTTACGACGAAAAAGACGGGGACCGGCCTCGGCCTCGCTCTCTGCTCGGGCATCGCGGAGCGGCATGGCGGCCAGCTGTCGATTCAATCGACGGTCGGCGTGGGCACGGAGGTTCGGGTCGAATTCGCGCGGGCGCGGCAGGCCGAGCCTGTCGGCAAAGCGTGA
- a CDS encoding MDR family MFS transporter: MLSTFLAAVEGTVISPATPSIVGEFEAASLMSWVFAAYLLTMAVTTPIFGKLSDLFGRKPIFLTGCLIFIAGSALCGFAGGMEQLIAFRALQGIGAGAVIPVTYTIVGDLYKMEERGKVQGMISSVWGIASLVGPLLGGYLVDTFSWRWIFGINVPFGLLAVLFIALFLKEERTRKKANIDWAGAATFTIGMTTLLLALTSGGQSAAWDSPLMIGLLAGSIAMLAAFVWIESRAAEPMVPLKLFRIRDIAFSSLGAIFVSTLLIGLTTYIPLWVQGVQQGSAVLSGMLLAPMSLTWIIGSFVGGRMIAKSGARGAAVIGLAALVAGSAGVALMGGHSPVYVLPLLMLVLGLGFGMSLTVFAIVAQSSVGYSMRGASTALNTFLRTLGQTLGVAFFGTLLNASLLSNTAGGDSSGVSEAEINALLSEHTRAEMSADRLGSLSGVLESGLHSLFIVMLVLTAIGLLAVLPLSKRPPAPSE, encoded by the coding sequence ATGCTGTCGACGTTCCTGGCGGCGGTGGAAGGCACGGTCATCAGCCCGGCGACGCCGTCGATCGTGGGCGAGTTCGAAGCGGCGTCGCTCATGAGCTGGGTGTTCGCGGCTTATCTGCTGACGATGGCCGTCACGACGCCGATCTTCGGCAAACTGAGCGACCTGTTCGGCCGCAAGCCTATTTTTCTGACGGGATGCCTGATCTTTATCGCCGGTTCGGCGCTGTGCGGCTTCGCGGGCGGCATGGAGCAGCTAATTGCGTTCCGCGCCCTGCAGGGCATCGGCGCGGGCGCCGTTATTCCGGTCACCTACACGATCGTGGGCGACCTCTACAAAATGGAGGAACGCGGCAAAGTGCAGGGCATGATCAGTTCGGTCTGGGGCATCGCGTCCCTGGTCGGGCCGCTGCTGGGCGGTTATCTGGTCGATACCTTTTCGTGGCGCTGGATTTTCGGTATCAACGTGCCGTTCGGCCTGCTGGCCGTCCTGTTTATCGCGCTGTTCCTCAAGGAAGAACGGACGCGCAAAAAAGCGAACATCGACTGGGCCGGCGCCGCGACCTTCACGATCGGCATGACGACGCTGCTGCTGGCGCTGACGTCCGGCGGGCAGAGCGCGGCCTGGGATTCGCCGCTCATGATCGGCCTGCTGGCGGGATCGATCGCCATGCTGGCCGCGTTCGTCTGGATCGAGAGCCGGGCAGCCGAGCCGATGGTGCCGCTGAAGCTGTTCCGTATACGCGACATTGCCTTCTCAAGCCTGGGCGCGATCTTCGTCAGTACGCTGCTGATCGGCTTGACGACGTATATTCCGCTCTGGGTACAGGGCGTGCAGCAGGGCAGCGCCGTGCTGTCGGGCATGCTGCTCGCGCCAATGTCGCTCACCTGGATCATCGGCTCGTTCGTGGGCGGACGCATGATCGCCAAAAGCGGCGCACGCGGCGCTGCCGTGATCGGCTTGGCGGCGCTTGTCGCAGGCAGCGCCGGCGTGGCGCTGATGGGCGGCCATTCGCCGGTCTACGTGCTGCCGCTGCTCATGCTGGTACTCGGTCTCGGCTTCGGCATGTCGCTCACGGTGTTCGCGATCGTGGCGCAGTCGTCGGTCGGCTATTCGATGCGCGGCGCCTCGACGGCGCTGAACACGTTTCTGCGCACGCTCGGCCAGACGCTTGGCGTCGCCTTCTTCGGTACGCTGCTTAACGCTTCGCTGCTGTCGAACACGGCCGGCGGCGATTCTTCCGGCGTCAGCGAAGCGGAGATCAACGCGCTGCTGTCGGAACATACGCGCGCCGAGATGTCCGCGGACCGGCTCGGCAGCCTGTCGGGCGTGCTGGAGAGCGGACTGCACAGCCTGTTTATCGTCATGCTCGTGCTGACGGCGATCGGCCTGCTGGCGGTGCTGCCGCTGAGCAAGCGCCCTCCGGCGCCGAGCGAGTGA
- a CDS encoding GAF domain-containing protein: MFETKPQAGTREERYATALSQLKSLIDGEPDRIANLANASALLSQCLPDTNWSGFYLYDGKELVLGPFQGLPACIRIPMGRGVCGTAAQTRETQRIDDVHAFPGHIACDAASNSELVVPLVKNDELIGVLDIDSPEHARFDGTDQEFVEEFARILTAQL; the protein is encoded by the coding sequence ATGTTTGAAACGAAACCCCAAGCCGGTACGCGCGAAGAACGTTACGCGACCGCGCTGTCCCAGTTGAAGTCCCTGATCGACGGCGAACCCGACCGGATCGCCAATCTCGCCAACGCTTCGGCGCTGCTGTCGCAGTGCCTGCCCGATACGAACTGGTCCGGCTTCTACCTCTACGACGGCAAAGAGCTGGTGCTCGGCCCGTTCCAGGGCCTGCCGGCCTGCATCCGCATTCCGATGGGCAGAGGCGTCTGCGGCACCGCCGCGCAGACCCGCGAGACGCAGCGCATCGACGACGTGCACGCTTTCCCGGGCCATATCGCCTGCGATGCCGCGTCGAACAGCGAGCTCGTCGTTCCGCTCGTCAAGAACGACGAGCTGATCGGCGTGCTCGATATCGACAGCCCGGAACATGCCCGCTTCGACGGGACCGACCAGGAATTCGTCGAAGAATTCGCGCGGATTCTGACCGCCCAGCTGTAA
- a CDS encoding MarR family winged helix-turn-helix transcriptional regulator, with amino-acid sequence MIHASARDTELSLHLYRVFAKSFKSVSEHAVSGSKIQGFNPTAFAVLEVLYFKGQQPIQQIGAKLLLQSGNVTYVIDKLERHGLLVRQPCPTDRRVIYAELTDKGRALMDDAYPHYAERLTNALSGLEEEEMLQLITLLKKMGMEAERLSPSARK; translated from the coding sequence ATGATCCATGCTTCAGCACGAGATACCGAATTGTCCCTGCATCTGTACCGGGTATTCGCCAAGTCGTTCAAAAGCGTCAGCGAACATGCCGTCAGCGGCAGCAAGATTCAAGGCTTCAATCCTACGGCGTTTGCCGTTCTGGAAGTTCTCTATTTCAAAGGCCAACAGCCGATTCAACAGATCGGGGCGAAGCTGCTGCTCCAGAGCGGCAACGTCACGTACGTGATCGACAAGCTGGAACGCCACGGCCTGCTCGTTCGCCAACCGTGCCCGACCGACCGCCGCGTCATCTATGCCGAACTGACCGACAAAGGCCGGGCGCTGATGGACGACGCTTATCCCCACTACGCCGAACGTCTCACGAACGCGCTCAGCGGCCTCGAAGAGGAAGAAATGCTCCAACTGATTACGCTGCTCAAAAAAATGGGCATGGAAGCGGAACGACTGTCCCCGTCGGCGCGCAAATAA
- a CDS encoding NAD(P)/FAD-dependent oxidoreductase, whose translation MDYEVIVVGGGSAGLMAAAAAGERGARVLLLDKGDKLGRKLGISGGGRCNVTNNKEYDELIKWIPGNGRFLYSALAQFGSRDIIAFFEGLGIALKEEDNGRMFPVSDRAKTVVDALVGRIRSLGVEVRINTPVARILYENGQAAGVRLKDGSELSAPCVIAAVGGKSVPKTGSTGDGYPWAEEAGHTITKLFPTEVPLTSGAAFIQSKELQGLSLREIELTVWNAKGKKLVTHVGDMLFTHFGLSGPAALRCSQYVVKELDKQAGGTVRVTVDLMPDRSADDVYRETLNLTAADPKKAIKNVLKTAVPEKLIPLLLVRAELDEMLTHDNIPKLKWIELSKLIKAFPVPVNGTLSIEDAFVTGGGVQLKEVDPSTLESKLTAGLYFCGELLDIHGYTGGYNITAAFSTGHAAGTSAAERAAALHG comes from the coding sequence TTGGATTATGAAGTAATCGTCGTCGGCGGAGGATCGGCGGGACTGATGGCCGCAGCCGCGGCCGGAGAACGCGGTGCCCGCGTGCTGCTGCTCGACAAAGGAGACAAACTCGGACGCAAGCTCGGCATCTCGGGCGGAGGACGCTGCAATGTCACGAACAACAAGGAATACGACGAACTGATCAAGTGGATTCCCGGCAACGGCCGGTTTTTGTACAGCGCGCTGGCGCAGTTCGGCAGCCGCGACATTATCGCGTTTTTCGAAGGATTGGGCATTGCCCTGAAGGAAGAAGACAACGGACGCATGTTCCCGGTCAGCGACCGGGCGAAGACGGTGGTGGACGCGCTGGTCGGGCGAATTCGTTCGCTTGGCGTCGAAGTGCGGATCAACACTCCGGTTGCGCGCATTCTGTATGAGAACGGCCAGGCGGCGGGCGTGCGGCTGAAGGACGGAAGCGAACTGTCCGCGCCCTGCGTGATCGCGGCGGTCGGCGGCAAGTCGGTTCCCAAAACCGGGTCGACCGGCGACGGGTATCCGTGGGCGGAAGAAGCGGGGCATACGATTACGAAGCTGTTCCCGACCGAAGTGCCGCTGACGTCCGGAGCCGCTTTTATCCAGAGCAAGGAGCTGCAGGGGCTGTCGCTGCGCGAGATCGAGCTGACGGTCTGGAACGCCAAAGGCAAAAAGCTTGTCACGCACGTCGGCGACATGCTGTTCACGCATTTCGGCCTGTCCGGTCCGGCGGCGCTGCGGTGCAGCCAGTACGTCGTCAAGGAGCTGGACAAGCAGGCCGGCGGCACGGTGCGGGTAACGGTCGATCTGATGCCGGACCGCAGCGCGGACGACGTATACCGGGAGACGCTGAACCTGACAGCCGCCGATCCCAAGAAAGCGATCAAAAACGTGCTGAAAACGGCGGTGCCGGAGAAGCTTATTCCGCTGCTGCTCGTGCGCGCGGAACTCGACGAGATGCTGACGCACGACAACATCCCCAAGCTCAAATGGATCGAATTGTCCAAGCTGATCAAAGCGTTTCCGGTTCCCGTGAACGGCACGCTGTCGATCGAAGACGCGTTCGTCACGGGCGGCGGCGTCCAGCTCAAGGAAGTCGACCCGTCGACGCTTGAGTCCAAGCTGACCGCCGGCCTGTATTTCTGCGGCGAGCTGCTGGACATCCACGGCTACACGGGCGGCTATAACATTACGGCGGCGTTCTCGACCGGCCATGCGGCCGGCACGAGCGCAGCCGAACGGGCCGCGGCTTTGCACGGTTGA